Proteins from a single region of Flavobacterium sp. YJ01:
- a CDS encoding peptide chain release factor 3: protein MSFLKEIQRRRTFGIISHPDAGKTTLTEKLLLFGGAIQEAGAVKNNKIKKGATSDFMEIERQRGISVSTSVLAFNYKDKKINILDTPGHKDFAEDTFRTLTAVDSVIVVIDVAKGVEEQTEKLVAVCRMRNIPMIVFINKLDREGKDAFDLMDEVEQKLGLKVTPLSFPIGMGYDFQGIYNLWEENINLFSGDSRKNIEETIAFSDVQNNPELDKIVGEKAANKLREELELIDEVYPKFERQDYLDGKIQPVFFGSALNNFGVRELLDCFITIAPSPRPKDSETRLVDPAEEKMSGFVFKIHANMDPKHRDRLAFIKIVSGTFERNKPYYHVRQKKNLKFSSPNAFFAEKKEIVDISYPGDIVGLHDTGNFKIGDTLTEGEIMSFKGIPSFSPEHFRYINNADPMKAKQLEKGVDQLMDEGVAQLFTLEMNNRKVIGTVGALQYEVIQYRLEHEYGAKCTYENFPVHKACWVKPDDAKNEEFKEFKRIKQKFLAHDKYGQLVFLADSDFTIQMTQSKYPSVKLYFTSEFD, encoded by the coding sequence ATGAGCTTTTTAAAAGAAATACAACGCAGAAGAACATTTGGAATTATCTCGCATCCCGATGCTGGTAAAACAACTTTAACAGAAAAATTATTGCTGTTTGGAGGAGCTATTCAGGAAGCTGGAGCTGTAAAAAATAATAAAATTAAAAAAGGAGCAACGAGTGATTTTATGGAAATCGAACGCCAAAGAGGTATTTCGGTTTCGACTTCTGTACTTGCTTTTAATTATAAAGATAAAAAAATCAACATCCTTGATACTCCTGGACACAAGGATTTTGCTGAAGATACATTTAGAACTTTAACCGCTGTTGATAGCGTAATTGTTGTTATTGACGTTGCAAAAGGGGTTGAGGAACAAACTGAAAAATTAGTTGCAGTTTGTAGAATGCGTAACATTCCGATGATTGTTTTCATCAACAAATTAGACCGTGAAGGTAAAGATGCTTTCGATCTAATGGATGAAGTAGAACAAAAATTAGGTTTAAAAGTTACTCCATTAAGTTTCCCAATCGGAATGGGTTATGATTTTCAGGGAATTTACAACTTATGGGAAGAAAATATTAATCTTTTTAGCGGTGATAGCCGTAAAAATATCGAAGAAACAATTGCTTTTTCTGATGTTCAAAACAATCCAGAATTAGATAAAATTGTGGGAGAAAAAGCGGCTAATAAACTTCGTGAAGAATTAGAACTGATTGATGAAGTTTATCCAAAATTTGAGCGTCAAGATTATTTAGATGGTAAAATTCAGCCTGTATTCTTTGGTTCGGCTTTAAATAATTTTGGAGTTCGCGAGTTGCTAGATTGTTTTATCACAATTGCTCCTTCTCCAAGACCAAAAGATTCTGAAACTCGTTTGGTTGATCCGGCAGAAGAAAAAATGTCTGGTTTTGTATTTAAAATCCACGCTAACATGGATCCGAAACATCGTGACCGTTTAGCATTTATTAAAATCGTTTCTGGAACTTTCGAAAGAAATAAACCTTACTATCACGTTCGTCAAAAGAAAAATTTAAAATTCTCAAGTCCGAATGCTTTTTTCGCAGAAAAGAAAGAAATCGTCGACATTTCATATCCTGGTGATATTGTTGGTTTGCATGATACTGGAAACTTTAAAATTGGTGATACTTTAACCGAAGGAGAAATTATGAGTTTCAAAGGAATTCCGAGTTTCTCTCCGGAACACTTTAGATACATCAATAATGCTGATCCTATGAAAGCTAAGCAATTAGAAAAAGGGGTTGACCAGCTGATGGATGAAGGTGTGGCGCAGTTATTTACTTTAGAGATGAACAACCGTAAAGTTATCGGAACTGTTGGAGCACTTCAATATGAAGTTATTCAATATCGTTTAGAGCACGAATATGGTGCAAAATGTACTTACGAAAATTTCCCTGTTCATAAAGCGTGTTGGGTAAAACCTGATGATGCTAAAAATGAAGAATTCAAAGAATTTAAACGCATCAAACAAAAATTCTTGGCTCATGATAAATATGGTCAGTTAGTATTTCTTGCTGATTCTGATTTTACAATTCAAATGACACAAAGTAAATATCCAAGTGTGAAATTATACTTTACATCTGAGTTCGACTAA
- a CDS encoding DUF3467 domain-containing protein — protein MSNPKQQQEQINIELDETIAEGIYSNLAIINHSSSEFVLDFVSIMPGIPKAKVKSRIVLTPQHAKRLLRAIGENIHRFEAAHGEIKETEQAPIPLNFGPTGQA, from the coding sequence ATGAGTAATCCGAAACAACAACAAGAACAAATTAATATTGAATTGGACGAAACTATTGCAGAAGGAATTTATTCTAATCTGGCAATAATCAATCACTCTTCATCTGAGTTTGTTTTAGATTTTGTAAGCATTATGCCGGGTATTCCTAAAGCCAAGGTAAAGTCAAGAATTGTTTTGACACCGCAACATGCTAAAAGATTATTGCGAGCAATAGGTGAAAATATCCACAGATTTGAAGCCGCTCATGGCGAAATCAAAGAAACGGAGCAAGCACCAATTCCGCTTAATTTTGGTCCAACTGGACAAGCATAA
- a CDS encoding peptidylprolyl isomerase gives MLLKKLQLKAIDYKFVLTVCFFLFFAPIVAAQEIIPDVVAEKPAEKPSGGKLKIDGIIATVGDYIVLDSDIDKGFLEITAQGGSVKDITRCQMLGKLLEDKLYAHQAIQDSIIVSDAEVRGMMEERLNYMTQQVGGDINKVVEYYKKSSVEEFKTYFADILKEQKLASEMRDKIIKDVEITPEEVRNFFKKIPKDELPTFGAEMEVAQIVVEPKVSKEDKQKVIDRLNAIRQDVLEGSSFATKAVLYSQDPGSAPNGGYYKMTRKTPFVKEFKDVAFSLQAGEISAPFETNFGYHIIMVEKIKGQEVELRHILISPTVSEAALKEAKERITNIRNKIVGNEVTFADAARTESDEKETRANGGTLMNPTTQDTRFELTKMDPTLYSQVSNLKGNEVSQPLLNTDDKGKKTYKLITVTNRIEDHTADYAKDYTKIKELALKEKQINAIAKWFDTKIKDTYIKIVGEYKECAFANNWLKK, from the coding sequence ATGTTATTAAAAAAATTACAGCTAAAAGCAATTGATTACAAGTTTGTACTAACAGTTTGTTTTTTTCTTTTTTTTGCTCCAATTGTCGCAGCACAAGAAATAATCCCTGATGTTGTTGCTGAAAAACCTGCTGAAAAACCTTCGGGAGGTAAATTGAAAATCGATGGAATTATTGCTACAGTAGGAGATTATATTGTATTAGATTCTGATATTGATAAAGGATTTTTAGAAATTACTGCACAAGGAGGATCTGTTAAAGACATTACAAGATGCCAAATGCTTGGAAAGCTTCTTGAAGATAAATTATATGCTCACCAAGCAATTCAGGATAGTATTATTGTGAGTGACGCTGAAGTAAGAGGTATGATGGAAGAGCGTCTTAATTATATGACACAGCAAGTTGGAGGAGACATTAACAAAGTTGTTGAGTATTATAAAAAAAGTTCTGTAGAGGAATTTAAAACCTATTTTGCTGATATCTTGAAAGAGCAGAAATTAGCATCAGAAATGAGAGATAAAATCATTAAAGATGTTGAGATTACTCCAGAAGAAGTTCGTAATTTCTTTAAGAAAATACCAAAAGACGAATTGCCGACTTTTGGTGCTGAAATGGAAGTGGCGCAAATTGTTGTAGAGCCGAAGGTTTCTAAAGAAGATAAGCAAAAAGTAATAGATAGATTAAACGCAATAAGACAAGACGTTTTAGAAGGTTCTAGTTTTGCTACTAAAGCAGTTTTGTATTCTCAAGATCCAGGTTCTGCGCCAAATGGGGGTTATTATAAAATGACAAGAAAAACTCCTTTTGTGAAAGAATTTAAAGATGTTGCTTTTAGTTTACAAGCTGGAGAGATTTCTGCGCCTTTTGAAACTAATTTTGGTTATCACATTATTATGGTAGAAAAAATAAAAGGACAAGAAGTTGAACTTCGTCATATTTTGATTTCTCCAACTGTTTCAGAGGCAGCTTTAAAAGAGGCAAAAGAAAGAATTACGAACATTAGAAATAAAATTGTTGGAAACGAAGTGACATTTGCAGACGCTGCTAGAACAGAATCTGATGAAAAAGAAACTAGAGCAAATGGAGGAACTTTAATGAATCCTACGACTCAAGACACTCGTTTTGAATTGACAAAAATGGATCCTACTTTATATAGTCAAGTTTCTAATTTAAAAGGAAATGAGGTTTCTCAACCACTTTTAAATACTGACGATAAAGGTAAAAAAACGTATAAATTGATAACTGTTACAAACAGAATTGAAGATCATACTGCAGATTACGCAAAGGATTATACCAAAATTAAAGAATTAGCATTAAAAGAAAAGCAGATTAATGCAATCGCAAAATGGTTTGATACTAAAATTAAAGATACTTATATCAAAATTGTTGGAGAGTACAAAGAATGTGCTTTTGCAAACAACTGGTTAAAAAAATAA
- a CDS encoding MoxR family ATPase: protein MSDVTAIHNLVQKRNELKNEIAKIIVGQDAVVDQILLCIFSGGHALLIGVPGLAKTLMINTLSQALGLDFKRIQFTPDLMPSDILGSEILDENRNFKFIKGPIFSNIILADEINRTPPKTQAALLEAMQERSVTIAGQHHKLDLPYFVLATQNPIEQEGTYPLPEAQLDRFMFAIKLEYPTFEEEVQVVKRTTSDVKTVINPLFNAQEIIDFQHLIRRIPVADNVIEYAVTLVSKTRPDNSLSNDFVKNYLDWGAGPRASQNLILAAKAHAAFNGKFSPDIEDVKAVATGILRHRIIKNYKADAEGITEEVIIQKLL from the coding sequence ATGTCTGACGTAACAGCAATTCACAATTTAGTTCAAAAAAGAAATGAGCTAAAAAACGAAATAGCGAAAATAATTGTAGGGCAAGATGCCGTTGTAGATCAAATTTTACTTTGTATATTTTCTGGAGGACACGCGCTTCTGATTGGGGTTCCAGGTTTAGCAAAAACCTTGATGATAAATACTTTGTCTCAAGCTTTGGGATTAGATTTTAAAAGAATTCAGTTTACGCCAGATTTGATGCCTTCTGATATTTTAGGAAGCGAAATTTTGGATGAAAATAGAAACTTCAAGTTTATTAAAGGTCCGATTTTTTCTAATATTATTTTGGCTGACGAGATAAATAGAACGCCGCCAAAAACACAAGCCGCTTTATTAGAAGCGATGCAAGAAAGATCGGTGACTATTGCAGGACAGCATCATAAATTAGATTTACCGTATTTTGTTTTGGCGACACAAAACCCAATTGAGCAAGAAGGAACTTATCCTTTGCCAGAAGCGCAGCTGGATCGTTTTATGTTTGCGATTAAATTAGAGTATCCAACTTTTGAAGAAGAAGTACAAGTAGTAAAAAGAACAACTTCGGATGTTAAAACGGTAATTAATCCGTTGTTTAATGCACAGGAAATTATCGATTTTCAGCATTTAATTCGTAGAATTCCTGTTGCAGATAATGTTATTGAATACGCTGTAACTTTGGTTAGTAAAACAAGACCAGATAATTCATTATCAAATGATTTTGTAAAAAATTATCTAGATTGGGGTGCAGGTCCGAGAGCTTCTCAGAATTTGATTTTAGCTGCTAAAGCTCATGCCGCTTTTAATGGAAAGTTTTCTCCGGATATTGAGGATGTAAAAGCTGTTGCAACTGGAATTTTAAGACACAGAATTATCAAAAACTATAAAGCAGATGCGGAAGGAATAACAGAAGAAGTTATCATTCAAAAACTGCTCTAA
- a CDS encoding alpha-amylase yields MKKPILKLCLIAAFTGLLYSCSTNEISESDSKAESQKFKIIEVTHHDGKPFSTGASSASLTAKYVDNPGGGVMMQAFYWDVPAGGNWWNTISSKVTAWGNAGIGSIWLPPASKAQNGAFSMGYDPTDYFDFGDYNQNGTTETRFGSKSELVSLITNAHAQNIKVYADIVINHNSGGQSEANPFTGTNTWTNFNGIASGKFKRTYANFYKNSFGNNDEGSFGGFPDLCHADPYVKDWLWLRADGVGKYYKNTMKFDGWRFDYVKGFGAWVVNAWNANVGGFSVGELWDSNVNVLNDWANAANSSVFDFACYYKMNDAFDGNNLALLNDDMMWKRNPYKAVTFVTNHDTDEIWSKMLAYSYILTHEGYPTIFYRDYEEWLDKNKLNNLIWIHNNKATGTTSILYSDNDEYVARRNGYNGNPGLVVYINNSDVWQERWIQTNWANTQIKDFTGNSTWYPTTQADKWVKIQCPPKGYSIWSINQ; encoded by the coding sequence ATGAAAAAACCTATTTTAAAGTTATGCCTAATTGCGGCATTTACGGGATTATTGTATTCGTGTTCTACAAATGAAATTAGTGAATCTGATTCTAAAGCTGAAAGCCAGAAATTTAAAATTATCGAAGTTACGCATCACGACGGAAAACCTTTTAGTACAGGAGCTTCTAGTGCTTCTTTAACTGCAAAATATGTCGACAATCCTGGTGGCGGTGTTATGATGCAAGCTTTTTATTGGGATGTTCCTGCTGGGGGAAACTGGTGGAATACCATTAGCAGTAAAGTAACTGCTTGGGGAAATGCAGGAATTGGCTCTATCTGGCTTCCTCCTGCTTCAAAAGCACAAAACGGAGCATTTTCAATGGGGTACGATCCAACTGATTATTTTGATTTTGGAGATTACAATCAGAATGGAACTACTGAGACGAGATTTGGATCAAAAAGCGAATTGGTAAGTTTAATTACAAATGCACATGCTCAAAATATTAAAGTGTATGCTGATATTGTAATTAATCATAATAGCGGTGGACAATCAGAAGCAAATCCGTTTACGGGAACAAATACTTGGACTAATTTTAATGGAATTGCTTCGGGAAAATTTAAGCGAACTTATGCTAATTTCTACAAAAATAGTTTTGGCAATAATGATGAGGGTTCGTTTGGTGGATTTCCAGATTTATGCCACGCAGATCCTTATGTAAAAGATTGGTTATGGCTTCGTGCTGACGGAGTTGGTAAGTATTATAAAAACACTATGAAATTTGACGGTTGGAGATTTGACTATGTAAAAGGTTTTGGTGCGTGGGTTGTAAATGCCTGGAATGCAAATGTTGGAGGATTTTCTGTTGGAGAATTATGGGATTCAAATGTAAACGTGTTAAATGATTGGGCAAACGCTGCTAATAGTTCCGTATTTGATTTTGCTTGTTATTATAAAATGAATGATGCTTTTGATGGAAATAATCTTGCGCTGTTAAATGATGACATGATGTGGAAAAGAAATCCATACAAAGCGGTAACTTTTGTAACCAATCATGATACTGATGAAATTTGGAGCAAAATGTTAGCTTACTCCTATATATTAACTCACGAAGGTTATCCAACAATTTTCTATAGAGATTACGAAGAATGGTTAGATAAAAATAAATTGAATAATCTGATTTGGATTCACAACAATAAAGCAACTGGAACAACTTCTATACTATATTCTGACAATGATGAATACGTTGCAAGAAGAAATGGATATAATGGAAATCCAGGTTTAGTAGTTTACATCAACAACTCTGATGTTTGGCAAGAAAGATGGATTCAGACCAATTGGGCAAATACACAAATTAAAGATTTCACAGGAAATTCAACTTGGTATCCGACTACTCAAGCAGACAAATGGGTAAAAATACAATGTCCTCCAAAAGGATATTCAATTTGGTCAATTAATCAGTAA
- the rpoC gene encoding DNA-directed RNA polymerase subunit beta' has translation MMNNRNNNKDKNPVKRFNKISIGLASPESILKESRGEVLKPETINYRTHKPERDGLFCERIFGPVKDFECACGKYKRIRYKGIICDRCGVEVTEKKVRRDRVGHINLVVPIAHIWYFRSLPNKIGYILGLPSKKLDMIIYYERYVVIQAGIAKNADGESLQRLDFLTEEEYLNILDTLPQENQYLDDLDPNKFVAKMGAECIMDLLARIDLDALSYELRHSANNETSKQRKTEALKRLQVVESFRESNENRENRPEWMIMKVVPVIPPELRPLVPLDGGRFATSDLNDLYRRVIIRNNRLKRLMEIKAPEVILRNEKRMLQESVDSLFDNTRKASAVKTESNRPLKSLSDSLKGKQGRFRQNLLGKRVDYSARSVIVVGPELKLYECGLPKDMASELYKPFVIRKLIERGIVKTVKSAKKIIDKKEPVVWDILENVIKGHPVLLNRAPTLHRLGIQAFQPKLIEGKAIQLHPLVCTAFNADFDGDQMAVHLPLGPEAILEAQLLMLASHNILNPANGAPITVPSQDMVLGLYYMTKERISTEDHIILGQDLTFYSAEEVNIALNEGRLELNARVKIRAKDFNDAGELVYKIIQTTAGRVLFNEVVPEAAGYINDVLTKKNLRDIIGHILSVTDVPTTAAFLDNMKDMGYKFAFRGGLSFSLGDIRIPEQKTKLIADAREQVEGISTNYNMGLITNNERYNQVIDVWTSANAQLTELAMKNIREDQQGFNSVYMMLDSGARGSKEQIRQLTGMRGLMAKPKKSTAGGGEIIENPILSNFKEGLSILEYFISTHGARKGLADTALKTADAGYLTRRLHDVSQDVIVNIEDCGTLRGVEVAALKKNEEIVESLGERILGRVALQDVINPLTNEVMVQSGQQITEAIMRTIEASPIEKVEVRSPLTCEALKGICAKCYGRNLATGKMTQRGEAVGVIAAQSIGEPGTQLTLRTFHVGGVAGGISEESSIVTRFAGRLEIEDLKTVKGEDGEGNSVDIVVSRSTELKLVDEKTGIVLNTHNIPYGSSIFVNDGDTVAKGTVICKWDPYNGVIVSEFTGKIAYEDLEQGQSFMVEIDEQTGFQEKVISEARNKKLIPTLLVYGKEGELIRSYNLPVGAHLMVENGEKIKAGKVLVKIPRRSSKAGDITGGLPRITELLEARNPSNPAVVSEIDGVVSFGKIKRGNREIVIESKFGEIKKYLVKLSSQILVQENDFVRAGVPLSDGAITPDDILRIQGPAAVQQYLVNEIQEVYRLQGVKINDKHFEVVIRQMMRKVRVEDPGDTLFLEDQLIHTKDFIVQNDKLYGMKVVEDAGDSSVLKPGQIITPRELRDENSLLKRTDKNLVVARDVITATATPVLQGITRASLQTKSFISAASFQETTKVLNEAAVAGKVDDLEGLKENVIVGHRIPAGTGMREYDNTIVGSKDDYNEMMANKEEYIY, from the coding sequence ATGATGAATAACAGAAACAATAATAAAGATAAGAATCCAGTAAAAAGATTTAACAAAATCTCTATTGGATTGGCTTCACCAGAATCTATCTTGAAAGAATCAAGAGGAGAGGTTTTAAAGCCAGAAACTATTAACTATAGAACTCACAAACCAGAGCGTGACGGACTTTTCTGCGAAAGAATCTTCGGACCAGTAAAAGATTTCGAATGTGCTTGTGGTAAGTATAAAAGAATTCGTTACAAAGGTATCATCTGTGACCGTTGTGGTGTTGAAGTTACTGAGAAAAAAGTTCGTCGTGATAGAGTAGGACACATCAACCTTGTTGTGCCAATTGCTCATATCTGGTACTTCCGTTCTCTTCCTAACAAAATTGGTTATATCCTTGGTCTTCCATCTAAGAAATTAGATATGATCATTTACTACGAAAGATACGTGGTAATCCAAGCAGGTATCGCTAAAAATGCAGATGGAGAATCTTTACAAAGATTAGATTTCTTAACTGAAGAAGAATACCTAAACATTTTAGATACTCTTCCACAAGAAAACCAATATTTAGATGATTTAGATCCAAATAAATTTGTTGCCAAAATGGGAGCAGAGTGTATTATGGATTTATTGGCTCGTATTGACTTAGATGCTTTATCTTATGAATTAAGACACAGCGCTAACAATGAGACTTCTAAACAAAGAAAAACGGAAGCTTTAAAAAGATTACAAGTTGTTGAGTCTTTCCGTGAGTCTAACGAAAACCGCGAAAACCGTCCAGAATGGATGATCATGAAAGTGGTTCCAGTTATCCCGCCAGAATTACGTCCTCTTGTGCCACTTGATGGAGGTCGTTTTGCAACTTCAGATTTAAATGACTTATACCGTCGTGTAATTATACGTAACAACCGTTTGAAAAGATTAATGGAGATTAAAGCTCCAGAAGTTATCTTAAGAAACGAGAAACGTATGTTACAAGAATCTGTAGATTCATTATTTGATAACACTCGTAAAGCTTCTGCTGTTAAAACAGAATCTAACAGACCATTAAAATCTTTATCTGACTCATTAAAAGGTAAGCAAGGACGTTTCCGTCAAAACTTACTTGGTAAACGTGTGGATTATTCTGCTCGTTCGGTAATTGTTGTTGGTCCAGAGTTAAAATTATATGAGTGCGGATTGCCAAAAGATATGGCATCTGAATTATACAAACCTTTCGTTATCCGTAAATTGATTGAAAGAGGTATTGTAAAAACAGTAAAATCTGCTAAAAAAATCATTGACAAAAAAGAGCCAGTAGTTTGGGATATCTTAGAAAACGTAATTAAAGGACACCCAGTATTACTGAACCGTGCTCCTACTTTGCACAGACTTGGTATTCAAGCTTTCCAGCCAAAATTAATTGAAGGAAAAGCGATCCAGTTACACCCATTAGTATGTACGGCATTCAACGCCGATTTCGATGGTGACCAGATGGCGGTTCACTTACCATTAGGACCAGAGGCTATTTTAGAGGCACAATTATTAATGTTGGCTTCTCACAATATCTTGAACCCTGCAAATGGTGCTCCAATTACTGTACCTTCTCAGGACATGGTCTTGGGTCTATACTATATGACCAAAGAACGTATTTCTACAGAAGATCACATTATTTTAGGTCAGGATTTGACTTTCTATTCTGCTGAAGAAGTAAACATTGCATTAAACGAAGGAAGATTAGAATTGAATGCTCGTGTGAAAATTAGAGCAAAAGATTTTAATGACGCTGGAGAATTAGTGTACAAAATCATTCAAACAACTGCAGGACGTGTATTATTTAACGAAGTAGTACCTGAAGCAGCTGGATATATCAATGACGTATTGACTAAGAAAAACCTTAGAGATATTATCGGACATATTTTAAGTGTGACTGATGTACCTACAACGGCAGCTTTCTTGGATAATATGAAAGATATGGGTTATAAATTCGCATTTAGAGGAGGTTTATCATTCTCTTTAGGTGATATTAGAATCCCAGAACAAAAAACGAAGTTAATTGCAGATGCTAGAGAGCAAGTTGAAGGTATCTCAACTAACTATAACATGGGTCTTATCACGAATAACGAGCGTTACAACCAAGTTATTGACGTATGGACTTCAGCAAATGCTCAGTTAACAGAATTAGCAATGAAAAATATTAGAGAAGACCAACAAGGTTTCAACTCTGTATATATGATGCTTGATTCTGGGGCGAGGGGTTCTAAGGAACAGATTCGTCAGTTAACTGGTATGCGTGGTTTGATGGCTAAGCCTAAAAAATCTACTGCTGGTGGTGGTGAGATTATTGAAAACCCGATTCTTTCTAACTTTAAGGAAGGTCTTTCGATCCTTGAGTACTTCATTTCTACTCACGGTGCTCGTAAAGGTCTTGCGGATACGGCTCTTAAAACGGCCGATGCTGGTTACTTGACAAGAAGGCTTCATGACGTTTCTCAAGATGTTATTGTTAATATCGAAGACTGTGGAACTTTACGAGGTGTTGAAGTTGCTGCATTGAAGAAAAATGAGGAAATCGTTGAATCTTTAGGAGAGAGAATTTTAGGACGTGTTGCATTGCAAGACGTTATTAATCCTCTTACTAATGAAGTAATGGTTCAATCTGGTCAACAAATTACTGAAGCAATTATGAGAACTATCGAAGCTTCTCCAATTGAAAAAGTAGAAGTTAGATCTCCATTAACTTGTGAGGCTTTAAAAGGTATTTGTGCTAAATGTTACGGTAGAAACTTAGCTACTGGTAAAATGACACAAAGAGGTGAAGCTGTCGGAGTTATTGCAGCTCAGTCTATTGGAGAGCCAGGTACACAGTTAACACTTCGTACGTTCCACGTTGGAGGGGTTGCAGGAGGTATCTCTGAAGAGTCTAGTATTGTTACAAGATTCGCAGGTAGACTTGAAATTGAAGATTTGAAAACAGTTAAAGGAGAAGACGGAGAAGGAAACTCTGTTGATATCGTAGTTTCACGTTCAACTGAGTTGAAATTAGTTGACGAGAAAACTGGAATTGTTTTAAATACGCATAACATTCCTTACGGATCTAGTATTTTTGTTAATGATGGAGATACTGTTGCTAAAGGAACTGTAATCTGTAAATGGGATCCATATAACGGTGTAATTGTTTCTGAGTTTACTGGTAAGATTGCTTACGAGGATTTAGAGCAAGGACAATCGTTCATGGTTGAGATCGATGAGCAGACTGGTTTCCAAGAAAAAGTAATTTCTGAGGCTAGAAACAAAAAATTAATCCCAACTTTATTGGTTTACGGTAAAGAAGGTGAATTAATTCGTTCTTACAACTTACCAGTAGGTGCACACTTAATGGTTGAAAATGGTGAGAAAATTAAAGCAGGTAAAGTATTAGTGAAAATCCCACGTCGTTCTTCTAAAGCGGGCGATATCACGGGAGGTTTACCAAGAATTACCGAGTTGCTTGAGGCTCGTAACCCTTCAAACCCAGCAGTTGTATCTGAAATTGATGGTGTTGTTTCTTTTGGTAAAATTAAAAGAGGTAACCGTGAGATCGTTATCGAGTCTAAATTTGGCGAGATTAAAAAGTATTTAGTTAAACTTTCTAGCCAAATCTTAGTACAAGAAAATGACTTCGTAAGAGCGGGAGTTCCATTGTCTGATGGTGCTATTACACCAGATGATATCTTAAGAATTCAAGGTCCAGCTGCTGTACAACAGTATTTGGTAAATGAAATTCAAGAGGTTTACCGTTTACAAGGGGTAAAAATTAATGATAAGCACTTTGAGGTTGTAATTCGTCAAATGATGCGTAAAGTAAGAGTTGAGGATCCAGGAGATACTTTATTCTTAGAAGATCAATTAATTCATACTAAAGACTTTATTGTTCAAAACGATAAATTATATGGTATGAAAGTGGTTGAAGATGCTGGAGATTCTTCAGTGTTAAAACCAGGTCAAATCATTACACCTCGTGAATTGCGTGATGAAAATTCATTATTGAAACGTACAGATAAAAATCTTGTTGTAGCAAGAGATGTAATTACTGCAACTGCAACGCCAGTTCTTCAAGGTATTACAAGAGCTTCGTTACAAACTAAATCATTCATTTCTGCGGCTTCATTCCAGGAGACAACGAAAGTACTTAACGAAGCTGCTGTAGCTGGTAAAGTAGATGATCTAGAAGGATTAAAAGAAAATGTAATTGTTGGACACAGAATTCCTGCAGGAACTGGTATGAGAGAATACGATAATACAATCGTAGGATCTAAAGACGATTACAACGAAATGATGGCGAATAAAGAAGAATATATTTATTAA